A segment of the Leptospiraceae bacterium genome:
GTACTGAGTGATTTGGGAGGGTTCCCTTTCCACATTCTGCCTCTGCACACTACTAAATCATTTTCATTTTTAAAGAAACTTCCTTTGGCAAATTCACCTTTTAAAAAATCGTCTTCTTCTTTTCCCCATAGAATTGTTTTGTATTGAATTTCATCAATTACAATACTTTGAGAAAATAGGTTTGGTAATAGAAGCAAAAATAGCAATTGAAAATATAGCATAAACTAGAATCCTGACCTTAGACTTTATATGAAAACTTCCATTCTCAGTTGTAAAAATCTCTCTTATACTATCGGTTATAAGAAAATTTTTAAAAATATTTCCTTCGAAATTTTTCCCTCAGAGTTTACACTTTTGACCGGAGAGAACGGGAGTGGGAAAACAAGCCTTTTGAAATTGATTTTGCAATCCACCCATAAAAAGGAATTCAGTTGGAATACCAATTCTGAATCGGTCAATTTACTTTCCTATTTGGGTCATGAAAATGGACTTTATAGTTCCCTTTCTCTTCGGGAAAATTTAACGTTTTTTAATAACATTTTAAAAATTCCAATGCCAAAAGAGCAGGTAGAAAATTTAGTCGCAAAGTTTCAATTGACTAAACGAATGGATGATCCAGTTTCAACGTTTTCGGAAGGAATGAAAAAAAAATCCGGTATCATTCGGGCTCTTATTGCTCGCCCTTTATTACTTTTATTGGACGAACCTTTGAATGGATTAGATATGCATTCTGTACAAGTTTTTTTGAAACTATTACATTCTGATTTTGCGGATACTTCTATTTTACTTGTCGCTCATGAAATAGATAAATTATCATCCTTTGTAAGCAGTAGACTGCATATATATAACGGAGAGTTAAACAGTGTTTAGCTCCTTACTTGTAAAAGAATTTCAACTCATCGGCCGTGCTAAGAATGGACTGATGTCATTAGTTTCTCTACTTATGGCATTTTTATTTATATTTCATTATTCCTTGGAAAATTCTTCCCCATTAGACACAAATGCAATCATTGGTCTAAAATGGGCTGGAGTATTTATTCTATCATTTATATTAATTTCTCAGGTTACTTATGAAGAAAGAGAGTCAGGTGCCTATCGTATTACTCATTTATATGTTCCTTCTCATTTGGAGTTTTTTGCAAAATCACTAGTGCTTTTTTTCCTATTATTTGTAGTAGAAATATTTTTACTTTTCCTGTTATTTTTATTTTTTGTAAATTTTCATTTTGAATCAACGAAACTTTTGGGACAGTTTCTGTATTTACTTCCGGGTACTCTTTCTCTTTCCTTTTTAGGAGTTAGTCTTTCTGCACTTAGTTTTGCGACTCGATTAAAGGAAGTGGTTCTTCCTATATTACTGATTCCTCTATCGATACCAGTTTTAATTGCGGGAATGGAAGCGGAAAGAAAATACTTTGTATACGGAAAAATAGATACGGCATCTCTAATAGTTCTTTTTTCTTTTTCCGTTTTGTATCTTTCGTTAGGACTATTGATGAGAGAAATGGGAGACGATTAATTATGATAAATGAATTGATACATTTGAACAGGAATAGTAGGTATTATAACGAAGGTAAATCATGAGTCAAAGAACTATTCAACTTTATTCTCCAGTATTAGATGTGATTCTATTTAGTTTGTTACTTATATTATTCCCTGTTGCTGTATTTTTGGGACAGTATTATCCGAACGTTATTTTAGAACAAGGGTTATCGCACCGAATATTTTATTTTCACGTGTCAGTCGCTTGGGTCGCATTGTATGCGCCGGCGTTTTCTTCTATATTTGGAATAATCTATATTATCCGCAGAGAACCAAAATGGGATACTCTGTCATTTAGTATGAGTAAACTTGCTTTAATTTTTTCTATATTGGTTTTATTTTCTGGTCCGATTTGGGCTTATAGTGCGTGGGGAACTGCATGGGATTGGTCGGATGCAAGGCTTCAGTCTTTTTTTATTTTGGTAGTAAGTCTTTTTTCCTATTTTATTTTTAGAAGTTTGATTGTAGATTTGAATAAAAAATCTTTGTATTCTTCTTTTTTGAGCGTATTATGCGCATTAAACGCAGTTTTAACATGGGGAGCAATTCGTTGGGTCGAAAATCCGGGTAACCATCCCGGTTCAGTTCTCGGAAAAGGGGGAATGGATAAAGATATGAAGGAAACGTTTTGGATCAATATTTTAGCATATCATATTCTATTTTTGATACTATTTTTAATAATTTATAGAAAAGATAAATTAGATGCAAAATTAATTCAAGTCCGCGAGGAAATGGAATAATATAAGAATGACACAGATGGAAATGGATAGGAAGTTAATTAAGGAGCGAAATGAAAGTAACATATAAAGGAAAAGTGAGGGATGTATATGATTTGGGGGAATATTTGATATTATCCTCAACAGATCGTATTTCGGCTTTTGACTTTGTTTTCAACGAACCCGTAGTGAATAAGGGGAAAATTTTAAATACAATCTCTAATCTATGGTTTGATTTTTTTAAGGAAATTCCAAATCATATAGTTGAAACCGATTATACTAAGTTTCCGGGCGAATATAATTCCAGAGAAGAATTAAAAGACCGGTCAGTCCTTGTAAAAAAATGCAAACGAATTGATTATGAATGTGTAGTACGCGGGTATCTTTCTGGTTCCGCATACAAAGAATTCAAAAATTCAGGAAAAATTGCAGGAGTTGATGTTGGAAGAAAATATTCTGAATCTGAAAAACTATCGGAACCGCTTTTTACTCCTGCCGTAAAAAATGATTCTGGACACGACGAAAACATCAGTGAGGAAGATTTAAAAAACCGAATTGGTATTGAATTATTTAATCAACTAAAAAATTACTCCCTCGAAATCTATACAACGGCAAGAAATAAAGTAAAAAAACAAGGTTTGATTTTGTGTGATACTAAATTTGAATTTGGATTTGATGAAGGTAAAGTGATATTGATAGATGAGTTATTGACTCCTGATTCCTCTCGTTATTGGGATATCAATACTTATTCCATTGGAACTTCTCCTCCAAGTTACGATAAACAAATATTGCGTAACTACTTGGAAAAAATAGAATGGAATAAAAATCCACCAGTGCCTAAGTTGCCAGATAGTATTATTCAAGAACTATTAATAAAATATAACGAATTACAGGAAAAAATTACAAAATGTTTATCGGAAAAGTAAATATCACTCTCAAAGAATCCGTTCTCGACCCACAAGGAACCACCGTAAAAAAAGTATTACATGATATGGGAGAGGACATGGTAGCCGATCTTAGAATTGGAAAATACATCGAATTAAAATTAAACTCAAAAGATTTACATACTGCTCGACAGGATGCAGATAGACTCTGCAAAAAGTTACTCGTAAATGGGGTAATTGAGACGTATTCGCTAGAGGTCGTCGCTTTATGAAAACTGCCGTTATCCGTTTTCCTGGATCGAATTGCGATCGAGACATTGCTGAAATTCTTACAAAGTACTACAACCACAAAGTAACATATATTTGGCATAAGGATAGTTTTGAAAAAGATTACGATTTAGTTGTAATTCCGGGTGGGTTTTCTTACGGAGATTATCTGCGTTGTGGAGCATTAGCACGATTTTCCCCTGCAATGCTCTCTCTTAAAAATCATATTGACTCAGGAAGATTGGTTCTTGGAATTTGCAATGGATTTCAAATTTTAGTAGAATCCGGTTTACTCCCAGGTGCGTTAACTCGTAATAAATCACTGAAACATATTTGTAAAAACGTAAAATTAAAAATTGGATCAAACGAGAATACCTTAACTAAAAAGATCGATTCTAATCGAATTTTAGATATTCCTATTTCTCATGGGGAAGGATCTTTTTTTGCAGAAGCCGATACACTAAAAATGCTTTCTGATGAAAATAGAGTTTTATTTCGATATCACGATGAAAATCCAAATGGTTCTGTAGATGATATTGCAGGAATAACTTCAAAAGATTTTAAAATTGCTGGACTCATGCCACACCCAGAGAGAGCTATTGAGGAAATTTCAGGCAGTACGGATGGAAGAATTATTTTTGATTCTTTTTTTCAATTTGAATAAACTATACAGATTTTATTTAATCGTTGTACAAGGCTTTTATATAAAAGTGGATTCGTATGTACTATTTCGACCTATCCCAATTTGTAAGATGCAATTCTTTTTGAGAAATGGTATAAATGCGATATGATTAATGTCATTGGAAATACTTTTCTAGAAGTGCATTTTTTATTGCCTTTTTTAAGTAAAATAGAGACGAAAGTATAACTAGAGGAAAGGTTTAAAATTTTCATGCAAATCACATCAAAAATACAGAAAAAAGTAATTGTGCTCATTTTAGGAGGAGGTAAAGGAACTAGACTTCTTCCTTTAACCGAAAAACGCTCGAAACCGGCTGTTAGTTTCGGTGGAAAATACAGGCTAGTCGATATTCCTATTTCAAATGCACTCAATAGTGGATTTGAGCAGATTTTTGTCTTAACGCAGTTTAATTCTTATTCTCTCAATCGGCATATCTCTCGAACTTATAATTTTCAATCTATTCACAAACAAGGTTTTGTTGAAATCATTGCAGCGGAGCAGACCATTTCCTCTGTTCGATGGTTTGAAGGAACGGCTGATGCTGTTCGAAAAGTTTTACCGCATATGGAAGACTATAAGTCGGATTATATCATTATTCTATCTGGTGACCAACTTTATAATATGGATTTAAACCAGTTTCTGATTACACATCTTTCTGATCCAAGTAATCAAATGACAATTGCGGCAACTCCAGTTTCGGAAGATATTATTTCTGGACTAGGGATTTTGCGAAAAGACGAAGAAAATTGGACATCCGGATTTTACGAAAAACCGCAAGATTCTTCAGAAGTCGCATCCTTTCGGATGCCAAATGGTAACTACCTTGCTTCTATGGGTATTTATTTATTTAATACAAATACTTTAAAAGAATTACTTGCTGATCCAAGTCTTACAGATTTTGGAAAGGAAATAATTCCTGGAGCCTTAAAAACCCACAAAGTTAAAACCTATGTATATGACGGCTATTGGGAAGATATTGGAACGATTCGCGCTTTTTATGAGGCAAACCTAATGTTAACTGATGATTTTCCTAAATTTAATCTTTATTTAGAAAATACTCCTTTCTTCACTCGTGCAAGATCACTTCCTCCAATCAAATTAAATAAGGCTAATGTGCATAAAGCGCTACTCTCGGAAGGCTGTATCATAAACGATTGTACGATCATTCGATCTGTGATCGGAGTGCGGCAAGTAATAGATTCAGGCACACTCATTGAAAATTCCGTTGTTATGGGAGCGGATTCCTACGGATCGTCTGATAAAAAAGGATTAGGAATACCGGTCGGTATTGGAAAAAATTGTGAAATTAGAAACACAATTATTGATAAAGATTGTTATATCGGGGATAATGTAAAATTGATAAACAAAGAAAATCATGAAAACTTTGAAGACGATTTTGTAAAAATAGTAGATGGTATAATAATTGTTCCAAGGAGAAGTGCGATTCCAAGTGGATATGAAATATAATTCCAATTTCTCATAAAATCCTAGCGGGACTGTGTAAAAGCATTGCCACGGAGGCACAGAGTCACAGAGAAATGCGGTTTCTTGGCATTCTGCGCTCAGAAATCTATGCTTTTACACAACCCCAATACTAAAAAGTCTGATTTCCTTAACCGAATATTTTGTAAGGAAATCAGAAAAATTAGGTCATTCAAAAATAAAGTATTCTTTATATTTCTTATACCATTTCTCAAAAAGAATTGCGTCTAAACAATTCAAATAAGTAGAAATGGTATATATAAATTCAAAATCCAGCGTATTTTAAAGATTCAAATAAAGAGAAACTCATATTTTTAGGTAGTTTTAATGCAATTGATTCTGAAAAAAAAATCTAACTATCAAAAAACTTACGGCTACATTTTAAGTGTATATTGGAATGAGACAGTTAACAATACAATTTAAAATCCTTGCTTTTTTGTTTTTCCTATGTTTTTCTTCTTCTATGTTTGGCTCGGAATTAAAAGAAGATGAAGATGTGATTATTTTTCCAAGTTACATATATCTTGATTCTACATCGAAAATTTTGAAATCCAAAATTCACATTCAGGTATTTAAGAAAAAAGAGGATTCCCTAAAACGCAAGGTTTTCATTGAATTTCTAAAAAATTACATTCAAATAGAAGATTCAAAAAACTCTAAAATTTTAGAAGAAAGACTACGTTGGTTTTTAGTCGATAACAAAAGAAATAAAAAAATTTCTGTAACTATTTTGGGAGAAAGTTACCTATTAAAGGAAACTGAGGCTAATGGTCATTCTATTACAGAAATTTCCATTCCAAGTGAAAAAATCGGCCAACAAGAATTAGTCGAAAAAAAAATAAAAATAAAAATAATTTCATCTAAAAATAATAATAATTTATATGAAGGGATTTTATTTATTATTCCTGAAGAAGCTAATTGTGTAATCTCTGATATAGATGATACCGTAAAAATTAGTGATGTGAGAAATAAAAAAAATCTAATTCAAAATAGTTTTGTAAACCCATTTCAAACTGTGCAGGGAATGCAGAAAATTTATTCCAATTGGCAATCTTCCAAAGTAGATTGTTTTGTATTTGTCAGTGCTAGTCCTTGGCAAATATATCCTATTTTGTCTACTTTTTTTATAGAAGAACAATTTCCACTTTCCCTGTATTTCATGAAATACTTTAGAATGAAGGATTCTAGTTTTTTAAATTTATTTGAAAAACCAGAGAGCTATAAATTCGAAACAATTGAACCATTAATACAAGAATGGAAAAGGGTTAATTTTATCTTAGTAGGTGACTCAGGTGAGAAAGATCCAGAAGCCTATGCAAAGCTCATTCGAAAGTATCCAGATAGAATAACGAAGGTTTTTATTAGAAAAGCATACGAGGAAAATCTGGAAGATAGAATTAAAACTGTTTTTCAAGATATTCCAAAGGAAAAATACATGTTTTTTCAAAATTCAAATGAGATAAAATAATACTGGAAAAAAATTAAGGTTCCTCGAAAATACGCGTAACCTATGAAATCTTCTATACGTATTTTTTTTGAAAAACTTCATCCTTGGGGACCCTATATCCCTATTTCTAAAAAAGAATATTTTTTACATATTATTCTTTTTTTGGATTTAGTTTTTTTTCTTTTTCTAAATTCCTATGAAGCGTTTTTACCAAGAATTTATTCTGGTGTTTCTTTTTTATTTGATATGTTTGTTGTAACACTCTGGGGAATTCAAGTTATTTTTAAGATTGGGCGTTCTCAGAATAAATTCGATTTTATTTCGACTAATTGGTATTTGCTCCCAGGTCTTGTGCCATTTCCTATTTTTCGTTTTTTCCTTATATTAGCTACAATTAAGTTAGTCATTATTACTTATAAATTTATCAAACGCGGCGAAAAGGATACAAAACAATTTACGTCACGGGAACTTAATTTTCGGTTTATCGATTTATTTGTCGATGCCATTTCTGATGCGATTTTTCTTCGGTCTTTAGAACGAGTAGAAGAGGTCGTCGAAAAAATGGACTTTCAAGATTTAACAAAAGATATTCTCGCAAAAAATAAACAAGATCTAGGTAGGGTGGTAAAGGAATCATTCGAATCTAAAAATTTTGTAAAAAGAATCAATACACTACCATTTATGACGGAAGTAACAGGTAGAGTAAGTGATGAAATCACTGAAGTTCTACTGGAAACACTCAGCACAAAGGTTGTGGGAAGTATGTTAAAAGAGGTTAATCTTCGTTTGCTTCATGTAATGGATGATAGAGTTCGAAAATTAAGTTTAGACAGAATTACGGAAGAAGAAAAGGAATAATATACCAATCTCAAAAAGAAAATACTCATTCGTTTTGAAGAGAGACTCGTGATAACTATTTTTGGAAATTGGGAATTCTGAACTTTTTTAAAATACAAAATTACTTTTGGAATTCAGTATATAAGCTTTGTAGATAAATGATAAAAGTATTCCAAATCCAAAAAAGAATCCCATAGGAATTGGTTTATTTCGAATATTCTCGCCTTTTTTTCGAGCTAAAAAAGCCCAGGTAATTGCAAATATGTAGGATGAGTTCAAAAAAATAATCCAATATGGGTGACCACAGAGA
Coding sequences within it:
- a CDS encoding ABC transporter ATP-binding protein codes for the protein MKTSILSCKNLSYTIGYKKIFKNISFEIFPSEFTLLTGENGSGKTSLLKLILQSTHKKEFSWNTNSESVNLLSYLGHENGLYSSLSLRENLTFFNNILKIPMPKEQVENLVAKFQLTKRMDDPVSTFSEGMKKKSGIIRALIARPLLLLLDEPLNGLDMHSVQVFLKLLHSDFADTSILLVAHEIDKLSSFVSSRLHIYNGELNSV
- a CDS encoding App1 family protein, with amino-acid sequence MRQLTIQFKILAFLFFLCFSSSMFGSELKEDEDVIIFPSYIYLDSTSKILKSKIHIQVFKKKEDSLKRKVFIEFLKNYIQIEDSKNSKILEERLRWFLVDNKRNKKISVTILGESYLLKETEANGHSITEISIPSEKIGQQELVEKKIKIKIISSKNNNNLYEGILFIIPEEANCVISDIDDTVKISDVRNKKNLIQNSFVNPFQTVQGMQKIYSNWQSSKVDCFVFVSASPWQIYPILSTFFIEEQFPLSLYFMKYFRMKDSSFLNLFEKPESYKFETIEPLIQEWKRVNFILVGDSGEKDPEAYAKLIRKYPDRITKVFIRKAYEENLEDRIKTVFQDIPKEKYMFFQNSNEIK
- the ccsA gene encoding cytochrome c biogenesis protein CcsA, with translation MSQRTIQLYSPVLDVILFSLLLILFPVAVFLGQYYPNVILEQGLSHRIFYFHVSVAWVALYAPAFSSIFGIIYIIRREPKWDTLSFSMSKLALIFSILVLFSGPIWAYSAWGTAWDWSDARLQSFFILVVSLFSYFIFRSLIVDLNKKSLYSSFLSVLCALNAVLTWGAIRWVENPGNHPGSVLGKGGMDKDMKETFWINILAYHILFLILFLIIYRKDKLDAKLIQVREEME
- the purQ gene encoding phosphoribosylformylglycinamidine synthase subunit PurQ; translation: MKTAVIRFPGSNCDRDIAEILTKYYNHKVTYIWHKDSFEKDYDLVVIPGGFSYGDYLRCGALARFSPAMLSLKNHIDSGRLVLGICNGFQILVESGLLPGALTRNKSLKHICKNVKLKIGSNENTLTKKIDSNRILDIPISHGEGSFFAEADTLKMLSDENRVLFRYHDENPNGSVDDIAGITSKDFKIAGLMPHPERAIEEISGSTDGRIIFDSFFQFE
- a CDS encoding phosphoribosylaminoimidazolesuccinocarboxamide synthase, which gives rise to MKVTYKGKVRDVYDLGEYLILSSTDRISAFDFVFNEPVVNKGKILNTISNLWFDFFKEIPNHIVETDYTKFPGEYNSREELKDRSVLVKKCKRIDYECVVRGYLSGSAYKEFKNSGKIAGVDVGRKYSESEKLSEPLFTPAVKNDSGHDENISEEDLKNRIGIELFNQLKNYSLEIYTTARNKVKKQGLILCDTKFEFGFDEGKVILIDELLTPDSSRYWDINTYSIGTSPPSYDKQILRNYLEKIEWNKNPPVPKLPDSIIQELLIKYNELQEKITKCLSEK
- a CDS encoding heme exporter protein CcmB — its product is MFSSLLVKEFQLIGRAKNGLMSLVSLLMAFLFIFHYSLENSSPLDTNAIIGLKWAGVFILSFILISQVTYEERESGAYRITHLYVPSHLEFFAKSLVLFFLLFVVEIFLLFLLFLFFVNFHFESTKLLGQFLYLLPGTLSLSFLGVSLSALSFATRLKEVVLPILLIPLSIPVLIAGMEAERKYFVYGKIDTASLIVLFSFSVLYLSLGLLMREMGDD
- the purS gene encoding phosphoribosylformylglycinamidine synthase subunit PurS, translating into MFIGKVNITLKESVLDPQGTTVKKVLHDMGEDMVADLRIGKYIELKLNSKDLHTARQDADRLCKKLLVNGVIETYSLEVVAL
- a CDS encoding glucose-1-phosphate adenylyltransferase; amino-acid sequence: MQITSKIQKKVIVLILGGGKGTRLLPLTEKRSKPAVSFGGKYRLVDIPISNALNSGFEQIFVLTQFNSYSLNRHISRTYNFQSIHKQGFVEIIAAEQTISSVRWFEGTADAVRKVLPHMEDYKSDYIIILSGDQLYNMDLNQFLITHLSDPSNQMTIAATPVSEDIISGLGILRKDEENWTSGFYEKPQDSSEVASFRMPNGNYLASMGIYLFNTNTLKELLADPSLTDFGKEIIPGALKTHKVKTYVYDGYWEDIGTIRAFYEANLMLTDDFPKFNLYLENTPFFTRARSLPPIKLNKANVHKALLSEGCIINDCTIIRSVIGVRQVIDSGTLIENSVVMGADSYGSSDKKGLGIPVGIGKNCEIRNTIIDKDCYIGDNVKLINKENHENFEDDFVKIVDGIIIVPRRSAIPSGYEI